The Methanofervidicoccus sp. A16 genome has a segment encoding these proteins:
- a CDS encoding VWA domain-containing protein: MPKGKVRDIALDATIKASAPYQRSRLEKSSGDVKLIIKEEDIREKVRKRKILTNILFVVDASGSMGVMRRMEAVKGAILSILMDAYQKRNRVGMITFRGKDAEVVLPFTSSVELAERCLRDIPTGGRTPLSKAFLKSYEVVKGAIRRDPDIVPMVIFISDFKPNVSVAKDYLEEIYQVCERFVEEGINVILIDTEVDSFVKIGIGKRIAEKFGFPYYHIDKLTSESILELLQ; this comes from the coding sequence ATGCCTAAGGGTAAGGTAAGAGATATAGCACTAGATGCCACAATCAAGGCAAGTGCTCCCTATCAGAGGAGTAGGTTAGAAAAATCCTCAGGAGATGTGAAGTTAATAATCAAAGAGGAGGATATAAGGGAGAAGGTTAGAAAGAGGAAGATACTTACAAATATACTCTTCGTTGTAGATGCAAGTGGTTCCATGGGTGTTATGAGGAGAATGGAGGCTGTTAAGGGGGCTATCCTCTCCATCCTCATGGACGCCTATCAGAAGAGGAACAGGGTAGGTATGATAACATTCAGAGGGAAGGATGCTGAAGTAGTACTGCCCTTTACCTCCTCGGTGGAGTTGGCAGAGAGGTGTTTAAGGGATATTCCAACTGGAGGTAGAACTCCTCTTTCAAAGGCATTCTTAAAATCCTACGAGGTTGTTAAAGGTGCTATCAGGAGGGATCCAGATATAGTACCTATGGTTATATTTATAAGTGATTTTAAACCTAACGTATCTGTTGCTAAGGACTATCTAGAGGAGATATATCAGGTATGTGAGAGGTTTGTAGAAGAGGGTATAAACGTTATACTTATAGATACAGAGGTTGATTCCTTTGTAAAGATAGGTATTGGAAAAAGAATAGCAGAAAAATTCGGTTTTCCGTACTACCATATAGATAAACTTACCTCCGAGAGTATATTGGAATTACTCCAGTAG
- a CDS encoding class I SAM-dependent methyltransferase — protein MKRKENIKGDIRKFYDSWTPETFPGYIKTLMDLEEKLVVSIIESLEEYGDIKRKKGIVLDCGCGFGSYYSLTKDLNTLYLDLSYNQLKRFGKIYGLRSNRICGDILNLPFKDNTFDLILCINILEHVVDIDRALKELHRVLKDEGVLLVVAVNRESIIREEIFNDFKIYHRGLSLRDFEVDGFEMVKYTTFYFLPPIFKILPIFALNYFIDRIYLKLEYRLRDLFKDRGQFLCVVLRKS, from the coding sequence ATGAAGAGAAAAGAGAACATCAAAGGGGATATAAGGAAGTTTTACGACAGTTGGACTCCTGAGACATTTCCAGGTTATATTAAAACACTTATGGATTTAGAGGAGAAGTTGGTAGTGAGTATTATAGAAAGTTTAGAGGAGTATGGAGATATTAAAAGGAAGAAAGGTATAGTATTGGACTGTGGTTGTGGATTTGGATCCTACTACTCCCTCACTAAGGATCTAAATACCCTCTATCTCGATCTATCTTACAACCAACTTAAAAGGTTTGGAAAGATATATGGACTGCGTAGTAATAGGATCTGTGGTGATATACTGAATCTTCCCTTTAAAGATAACACTTTTGATCTCATCCTCTGTATAAACATCTTGGAGCATGTGGTGGATATCGACAGGGCGTTAAAGGAACTTCATAGGGTGTTAAAAGATGAAGGTGTTCTTTTAGTGGTAGCAGTCAACAGAGAGAGTATAATAAGGGAGGAAATATTTAACGATTTTAAGATATACCATAGAGGGCTGTCTCTAAGGGATTTCGAAGTTGATGGGTTCGAAATGGTAAAATATACTACCTTTTATTTTTTACCACCTATCTTTAAGATACTTCCAATATTCGCCCTAAATTACTTCATAGATAGAATATACTTAAAGTTGGAGTACAGATTAAGAGATCTTTTTAAAGATAGGGGCCAATTCCTATGTGTGGTTTTAAGGAAAAGTTAG
- a CDS encoding ATP-binding cassette domain-containing protein → MSKNEVILEARNIYYKYPDGTLALKGVNFKVKRGEMVALLGPNGAGKSTLFLHFNGILKPHKGEILIKGKPIKYDSRSLLEIRKTVGIVFQNADDQLFAPTVMEDVAFGPLNLGYSEEEVKKIVKEVLKAVGMEGYEDKPPHYLSGGEKKRVAIAGVLAMKPEIMVLDEPTAGLDPLGASKIMELLYKLNREGMTVIISTHDVDLVPVYADRVYVMNKGEIITEGTPREVFSKVDLIRKANLRLPRVAHLVEILNKEDNIPVEMGYTIGEVRANILEYLKRKCQKT, encoded by the coding sequence ATGTCTAAAAATGAGGTTATCCTAGAGGCAAGAAATATATACTACAAATACCCAGATGGGACCCTAGCCCTAAAGGGAGTAAATTTTAAAGTTAAAAGAGGAGAAATGGTAGCACTCTTAGGTCCAAACGGTGCTGGAAAATCTACTCTATTTTTACACTTCAACGGGATCTTAAAACCTCATAAGGGAGAGATACTGATAAAGGGAAAACCTATAAAGTACGACAGTAGATCTCTCTTAGAGATTAGGAAAACTGTAGGGATAGTTTTTCAGAATGCAGACGATCAACTATTCGCTCCAACAGTGATGGAAGATGTGGCATTTGGTCCTTTAAATCTGGGATACAGTGAGGAGGAAGTTAAGAAAATAGTTAAAGAAGTTCTGAAGGCTGTAGGGATGGAGGGATATGAAGATAAACCTCCCCATTATTTAAGTGGTGGGGAAAAGAAGAGGGTTGCCATAGCAGGAGTACTGGCTATGAAGCCTGAAATAATGGTACTTGATGAACCTACAGCAGGTTTAGATCCCTTAGGGGCGTCTAAGATCATGGAGTTACTCTACAAGTTGAACAGGGAGGGGATGACTGTAATAATATCTACCCACGATGTAGATCTGGTACCTGTATATGCAGATAGGGTTTATGTTATGAACAAAGGGGAGATTATAACAGAGGGTACTCCAAGGGAAGTATTCAGTAAAGTGGATCTGATAAGGAAGGCGAATTTAAGACTCCCCAGGGTGGCCCATCTAGTAGAGATACTGAATAAGGAGGATAATAT
- a CDS encoding 4Fe-4S dicluster domain-containing protein — MVVIIDYNKCKGLDCAECVNICPMEVFKIENDKVVVSNDDVCTFCMVCEDVCLENAIEVREE, encoded by the coding sequence ATGGTTGTAATAATTGATTACAATAAGTGTAAAGGATTGGACTGTGCAGAGTGTGTAAATATATGCCCTATGGAGGTATTTAAAATAGAGAATGATAAAGTTGTAGTATCAAATGATGATGTTTGTACCTTCTGTATGGTCTGTGAAGACGTGTGCTTAGAGAATGCTATAGAGGTTAGAGAGGAATAA
- the bioD gene encoding dethiobiotin synthase, which translates to MIFITGTDTGVGKTYVSSIIGSHLKYKENIKVGYLKPVETGGVEDTLTLKNTLNLEEDLSILNPINLKNPLSPNIAFEVEGYDITLNEIKDRIKRSFDILSKKYQYLIVEGAGGVAVPIRDNFLMSDLIKFLDLPAVVVSRPNLGTINHTLLTVEHLRNKGIEIKGVIINCITRLEDVLYYEKTFETIEKYGNVEIIGVVKSKEDYNIQFKKLLE; encoded by the coding sequence ATGATATTCATCACAGGAACAGATACAGGAGTTGGAAAAACCTACGTCTCCTCTATAATAGGAAGTCACCTAAAATACAAAGAAAATATAAAGGTAGGCTACTTAAAACCTGTAGAAACTGGTGGTGTAGAAGATACTTTAACACTTAAGAACACCTTAAACTTAGAGGAAGATCTAAGTATTTTAAATCCCATAAACCTGAAAAATCCCCTATCTCCAAACATCGCCTTCGAGGTTGAAGGATACGATATAACCTTAAACGAAATAAAAGATAGAATAAAGAGATCCTTCGATATACTAAGTAAAAAATACCAATACCTCATAGTTGAAGGGGCAGGAGGAGTTGCAGTACCTATAAGGGATAACTTCCTAATGTCAGATCTAATAAAGTTCTTAGATCTCCCTGCAGTTGTTGTCTCTAGACCTAACTTAGGCACTATAAACCATACACTCCTAACAGTTGAACATCTGAGGAATAAAGGGATTGAGATCAAGGGGGTTATTATCAACTGTATAACTAGATTAGAGGATGTTTTATACTATGAAAAAACCTTTGAAACTATTGAGAAATACGGGAATGTAGAGATAATAGGGGTGGTAAAGAGTAAAGAGGATTACAACATCCAGTTTAAAAAACTACTGGAGTAA
- the ilvN gene encoding acetolactate synthase small subunit: MGRHPKKEELSTHIISALVLNNPGVLQRIAGLFSRRGYNISSITVGTTEIPNMARMTIVVKGDDKILEQVVKQLNKLIEVIKVSDLDVNKCVKRELCLIKIHTPDESSKSQVIQYTNVFRGKIVDLSQESLTVEITGRSDKINAFIDLVRTFGIKEVARTGLTALMRGPKVLKSKKS, encoded by the coding sequence ATGGGAAGGCATCCAAAAAAAGAGGAACTCTCCACTCATATTATATCTGCACTTGTATTGAACAATCCAGGAGTACTTCAGAGGATAGCGGGACTCTTCAGTAGAAGGGGGTATAATATATCCTCCATAACAGTAGGTACTACAGAGATCCCTAATATGGCTAGGATGACCATAGTGGTTAAGGGGGACGATAAGATACTTGAGCAGGTGGTGAAGCAACTTAACAAACTTATAGAGGTTATCAAGGTAAGTGATTTAGATGTGAATAAGTGTGTAAAGAGGGAACTCTGTCTTATAAAGATCCATACACCAGATGAGAGTAGTAAATCCCAGGTAATACAATACACCAACGTATTCAGGGGTAAGATAGTGGATCTAAGCCAGGAGTCCTTAACTGTGGAGATAACTGGAAGGAGTGATAAGATAAATGCATTTATCGACTTGGTCAGAACCTTTGGGATTAAGGAGGTAGCACGTACTGGATTAACTGCACTTATGAGGGGGCCTAAGGTGTTAAAGTCTAAGAAATCCTAA
- a CDS encoding acetolactate synthase large subunit: protein MRGAEALIKALEYEGVKVIFGYPGGALLPFYDALYDSDLIHILTRHEQGAAHAADGYARASGKVGVCVGTSGPGATNLVTGVATAYADSSPIIAITGQVPTRLIGNDAFQEIDALGIFMPIVKHNFQIRSSKDIPTTVRAAFEIAKTGRPGPVHIDLPKDVQEEEFDIEENPIPAKIDLPGYKPTIKGHPKQIKMAVNAIMTAERPVIIAGGGVNIANATEELLKLAELCSIPVCTTLMGKGSFPEEHPLSLGMVGMHGTKPANYAVSECDLLIAIGCRFSDRITGDVSSFAPYAKIIHIDIDPAEIGKNVDVDIPIVGDAKVVMRDIISHLLKMYRESGRELSSEGRREWLEYLESLKRSNIPKMDYDDVPIKPQRIVKELMDVIEELKLKDRSIITTDVGQNQMWMAHYFKVHLPRTFLSSGGLGTMGFGLPSAIGAKIAKPDSKVICVTGDGGLMMNIQELGTIADYGIPVVVCVFDNRTLGMVYQWQNLFYGRRQCNVNFGESPDFVKVAKGYGIEAQRVTDPNDIKDVLKEALLSDEPYLIDFAIDPAEGLPMVPPGGKLKNIIDPVRERPRERIPCFQEIKRKLLGDSKDRSIPQESLQDLNSPVEKEMY, encoded by the coding sequence ATGAGAGGAGCAGAGGCTCTTATAAAGGCACTGGAGTATGAAGGTGTAAAGGTTATATTTGGATATCCAGGGGGAGCACTACTTCCCTTCTACGATGCACTCTACGACAGTGATCTTATACATATACTTACAAGGCATGAGCAGGGGGCAGCCCATGCAGCAGATGGATACGCCAGGGCAAGTGGAAAGGTTGGAGTATGTGTTGGAACCTCAGGACCAGGAGCCACAAACCTAGTAACTGGTGTTGCAACAGCCTATGCAGATTCCTCTCCTATAATTGCAATCACTGGCCAGGTACCTACGAGGTTGATAGGGAACGACGCCTTCCAGGAGATAGACGCCCTAGGTATATTTATGCCAATAGTGAAGCATAACTTCCAGATAAGGAGTAGTAAGGATATACCTACGACAGTTAGGGCTGCCTTTGAGATAGCGAAAACTGGGAGACCAGGACCTGTCCATATAGATCTACCGAAGGATGTCCAGGAGGAGGAGTTTGATATAGAGGAGAACCCAATACCTGCAAAGATAGATCTTCCTGGATACAAACCTACTATAAAGGGACATCCTAAGCAGATCAAAATGGCTGTAAATGCCATCATGACTGCAGAGAGGCCTGTAATTATAGCAGGTGGTGGTGTAAATATAGCCAATGCAACAGAGGAACTTTTAAAACTTGCAGAGTTATGCAGTATTCCTGTATGTACTACTTTAATGGGAAAGGGGAGTTTTCCCGAGGAGCATCCCCTCTCCCTTGGAATGGTTGGAATGCATGGGACAAAACCTGCAAATTATGCAGTGTCAGAGTGTGATCTACTGATCGCCATAGGTTGTAGGTTCTCAGATAGGATAACAGGAGACGTTAGTAGTTTTGCTCCCTATGCAAAGATCATACATATAGATATAGATCCTGCAGAGATAGGGAAGAACGTAGATGTTGATATACCTATAGTTGGGGATGCAAAAGTTGTAATGAGGGATATAATATCCCATCTCCTTAAAATGTATAGGGAGAGTGGTAGAGAATTAAGTAGTGAGGGTAGAAGGGAGTGGTTGGAGTACTTAGAGTCTCTGAAGAGATCCAACATTCCAAAGATGGACTACGACGACGTCCCTATAAAACCTCAGAGGATCGTAAAGGAACTTATGGATGTAATCGAGGAGTTGAAGTTAAAGGATAGATCTATTATAACAACAGATGTTGGACAGAATCAGATGTGGATGGCTCATTACTTCAAGGTACATCTACCTAGGACATTCTTATCCTCTGGGGGTTTAGGTACTATGGGTTTTGGACTGCCCTCTGCAATAGGGGCTAAGATAGCAAAACCAGATTCCAAGGTTATATGTGTCACTGGAGATGGTGGATTGATGATGAACATTCAGGAGTTAGGTACTATTGCAGACTATGGAATACCTGTTGTAGTATGTGTATTTGACAACAGGACGTTGGGGATGGTTTATCAGTGGCAGAACCTCTTCTACGGGAGGAGACAGTGTAATGTTAACTTTGGAGAGAGTCCAGACTTTGTAAAGGTTGCAAAGGGTTACGGTATAGAGGCTCAGAGGGTGACAGATCCCAATGACATAAAGGATGTACTTAAGGAGGCACTTCTCAGTGATGAACCTTACCTTATAGATTTCGCTATAGATCCTGCAGAAGGGCTACCTATGGTACCTCCAGGTGGGAAGTTGAAGAATATAATAGATCCAGTTAGGGAACGTCCCAGGGAGAGGATCCCATGTTTCCAGGAGATAAAGAGGAAGTTATTAGGAGATTCTAAAGATAGAAGTATCCCTCAGGAATCTCTTCAGGATCTAAACTCTCCCGTAGAGAAGGAAATGTATTAA
- a CDS encoding FAD-dependent oxidoreductase, with the protein MKIGIVGGGTSGLLSALALEKKGHDITVIEKNRIGGLCRSEYIDGYTVDIGVHAITMLNDGPLIRLLKKYAKYIPNFKPYGDYYVRLDKLYSIPVSMQEWTSTPIIPNKDKVLIISKMIDLMTSGFSKDTSVYDVIKDMNLSKVSIDFFNTICYFLSGENMEKTPLWRLFTGAGYIPEDDILPFIYYEDLKINPLKTVLFRKINGERIKKILKEGFLSSIKNGSRKYLSKFINRSRYWTQGYPFGGVQSICNSILYSLDRTEIIEGEEVVEIAQYREDGENPGYILYTQDNSYYCDVVIYSAPSRLLPDITDIPEIQEKKDKLKSIKFTKSLTVWIGYDENPLPYLGSEIWIDYPCWATCVTNYDKSLAPPGKHLLGFSFVNTKREEALSVIENKLNIDVDKAHMVHFQECIPEQASCVVGQYFVYPKIRDDFYVVGTDADPRSMGITRAAYSVEVMLSEFERSLKNNKL; encoded by the coding sequence ATGAAAATAGGAATCGTTGGAGGAGGGACATCTGGATTACTCTCTGCCTTAGCCTTAGAAAAAAAGGGGCATGATATTACAGTTATAGAGAAAAACAGGATAGGAGGTCTCTGTAGAAGTGAATATATCGATGGCTACACAGTAGATATAGGAGTTCATGCAATCACCATGTTGAACGACGGACCCCTTATAAGACTACTAAAAAAATATGCGAAATATATCCCAAACTTTAAACCTTACGGAGACTACTACGTCAGATTGGATAAACTTTACAGCATCCCTGTCTCTATGCAGGAGTGGACATCTACCCCTATAATTCCCAACAAAGATAAGGTTCTTATTATAAGTAAGATGATAGATCTCATGACTTCAGGATTTTCAAAAGATACTTCTGTTTATGACGTTATAAAAGATATGAACCTAAGTAAAGTCTCAATAGATTTCTTCAACACCATCTGCTACTTCCTAAGTGGAGAGAATATGGAAAAAACCCCTCTCTGGAGGTTATTTACAGGGGCAGGATACATTCCAGAGGACGATATTCTCCCCTTCATATATTACGAGGATCTGAAAATAAATCCATTGAAGACTGTACTCTTTAGGAAGATAAACGGAGAGAGGATAAAAAAGATTCTAAAGGAGGGTTTTCTATCTTCAATAAAGAATGGATCTAGAAAGTATTTAAGTAAATTTATTAATAGATCGAGGTATTGGACCCAGGGATATCCCTTTGGAGGTGTCCAGTCTATATGTAATTCTATACTTTACTCCTTAGATAGAACAGAGATCATAGAAGGAGAGGAGGTTGTAGAGATAGCCCAATATAGAGAAGATGGGGAAAATCCAGGTTATATCCTTTATACACAGGATAACAGTTATTACTGTGATGTAGTTATATATTCAGCCCCTTCCAGGCTTCTCCCAGACATTACCGATATCCCAGAGATCCAGGAGAAAAAGGATAAGTTAAAAAGTATAAAATTTACAAAATCCCTTACAGTATGGATAGGATACGACGAGAACCCCCTTCCTTACCTTGGTTCAGAGATATGGATCGATTATCCCTGCTGGGCAACCTGTGTAACCAACTACGACAAAAGTTTGGCACCTCCTGGAAAGCATCTCTTAGGATTCTCCTTTGTAAATACCAAGAGAGAGGAGGCTCTAAGTGTCATAGAGAACAAGTTGAACATAGATGTAGATAAAGCCCATATGGTACATTTCCAGGAGTGTATTCCAGAACAGGCGTCATGTGTTGTAGGACAGTACTTCGTATATCCCAAGATAAGGGACGACTTCTACGTTGTAGGTACAGATGCAGATCCAAGGAGTATGGGTATTACAAGGGCTGCGTACTCTGTGGAGGTGATGTTGTCTGAGTTTGAGAGGTCGTTGAAAAATAATAAATTATAA
- a CDS encoding ATP-binding protein, translating to MNRVFPFSAIVGQEKMKKALILNAINPKIGGVLIRGEKGTAKSTAVRALADLLPEIEVVENCPFNCTVDGDLCDICRENIKKGNLKTVKRKMRVVDLPIGCTEDRVIGTLDIERAIKEGVKALEPGILAEANGNILYIDEVNLLDDHIVDILLDVAAMGWNIIEREGIKIKHPSRFILVGTMNPEEGELRPQILDRFGLMVDVEGLEDVKDRVEVVKRVEEFNRDPEGFYKKFEEEQNKLRKKIENGRRILKDVVIKDDLLELIARICVELNIPTSRADITVVRTAKAIAAFNGRTYVNIDDIKEACELALPHRMRRKPFEPPQLNQEKINEIIEDFKNNNNLKNENNDLKKNVLKM from the coding sequence ATGAACAGGGTATTTCCATTCTCCGCAATAGTTGGACAGGAGAAGATGAAGAAGGCACTTATCCTGAATGCTATCAACCCAAAGATCGGTGGGGTTTTAATTAGAGGAGAGAAAGGTACTGCAAAATCCACTGCAGTTAGGGCTTTAGCGGATCTTCTACCTGAGATAGAGGTTGTGGAGAACTGTCCATTTAACTGTACTGTTGATGGAGATCTATGTGATATCTGTAGGGAGAATATTAAAAAGGGAAATCTAAAAACTGTTAAAAGGAAGATGAGGGTTGTAGATCTCCCTATAGGTTGTACAGAGGATAGGGTAATAGGTACATTGGATATAGAGAGGGCTATAAAAGAGGGTGTGAAGGCGTTAGAACCTGGAATACTTGCAGAAGCTAACGGTAATATACTCTACATAGACGAGGTAAATCTCTTAGACGATCATATAGTGGATATTCTGTTAGATGTTGCGGCGATGGGTTGGAATATCATAGAGAGGGAGGGAATAAAGATAAAACATCCCTCCAGGTTCATACTTGTAGGTACTATGAATCCTGAAGAGGGGGAACTTAGGCCTCAGATACTGGACAGGTTCGGTTTAATGGTTGATGTGGAAGGTTTGGAGGATGTTAAAGACAGGGTGGAGGTTGTTAAGAGGGTTGAGGAATTCAACAGGGATCCAGAGGGGTTCTATAAGAAATTTGAGGAGGAACAGAATAAACTGAGAAAAAAGATAGAGAATGGAAGGAGGATTCTAAAGGATGTTGTAATTAAAGACGATCTACTGGAGTTGATCGCCAGGATCTGTGTTGAGTTGAACATACCAACGAGTAGGGCAGATATAACTGTGGTGAGAACTGCAAAGGCAATAGCAGCCTTCAATGGAAGAACATACGTAAATATCGACGATATTAAGGAGGCCTGTGAGTTGGCACTACCTCATAGGATGAGGAGAAAACCCTTTGAACCTCCACAGTTAAATCAGGAGAAGATAAATGAGATAATAGAGGATTTTAAAAATAATAATAATTTAAAGAATGAGAATAATGATCTAAAAAAAAACGTTCTGAAGATGTAG
- the thiE gene encoding thiamine phosphate synthase, which yields MNLRKKLKLYVITDRRFRDEVESVKEALEGGATAIQLRLKGVPTREMVEVGRKIRKLTEDYDALYIVNDRLDVALAVGADGVHVGQEDMPVDIVKEIAPNLIVGVSASNLREALEGEKKGADYIGAGSVFPTRTKENAKLLGLEGLREIVENVHIPVVAIGGINHENVKEVLEVGVDGVAVISAIVGSEDVVEATRRMMEMIEEYIKQ from the coding sequence TTGAACCTAAGAAAGAAACTTAAACTCTACGTTATAACTGATAGGAGATTTAGGGATGAGGTGGAAAGTGTAAAGGAGGCTTTAGAGGGAGGGGCAACTGCAATACAGTTGAGACTCAAAGGAGTACCTACAAGGGAGATGGTAGAGGTAGGTAGGAAGATCAGAAAACTAACTGAGGATTACGACGCCCTCTATATAGTAAATGATAGGTTGGATGTTGCCCTGGCTGTAGGTGCAGATGGGGTACATGTGGGACAGGAGGATATGCCAGTGGATATAGTGAAGGAGATAGCACCGAATTTGATAGTAGGTGTTTCTGCATCAAATCTAAGGGAAGCACTGGAGGGGGAAAAAAAGGGTGCAGACTACATAGGTGCTGGCAGTGTATTCCCTACAAGGACTAAGGAGAATGCTAAACTTTTAGGTTTAGAGGGATTGAGGGAGATAGTGGAGAATGTTCATATTCCAGTTGTTGCAATAGGTGGTATAAACCATGAAAATGTTAAGGAGGTTCTAGAAGTTGGTGTAGATGGTGTGGCTGTTATCTCTGCAATAGTTGGATCTGAGGATGTGGTTGAGGCTACGAGGAGGATGATGGAAATGATAGAGGAGTACATTAAACAATAA
- the nadC gene encoding carboxylating nicotinate-nucleotide diphosphorylase, translating into MLSLYAKKVLNESLINDVGYGDITTELIIPEDHKSRGEIVIKEDAVICGINFILDFLRDYNLKCDLLVREGKFVEKDSKVMEIEGNTRKILSLERTILNFLMHLSGIATKTYRVVKKVREVNKKVRIACTRKTLPLLSPLEKYAVVVGGGDSHRFRLDDMVMIKDNHIEALGVEECFKRVKKVSFTKKVEVEVDSIYLLEKVLPYKPDIVLLDNFKPKEIGEALEIIGSFRDKVGYKPLVEVSGGIREDNVLEYAKYDVDIISMGCLIHSAPAVDMSLNILK; encoded by the coding sequence ATGCTTTCCTTATACGCCAAAAAGGTTCTAAATGAGTCTCTTATAAATGATGTGGGTTATGGAGACATCACTACAGAGTTGATCATCCCAGAGGACCATAAATCCAGGGGAGAGATAGTTATTAAGGAGGATGCTGTAATCTGTGGTATAAACTTTATTTTAGATTTTTTAAGGGATTATAACTTAAAGTGCGATCTACTTGTAAGAGAAGGGAAATTTGTAGAAAAAGATAGTAAAGTTATGGAGATAGAAGGCAACACAAGAAAAATATTATCCCTTGAAAGGACAATCTTAAACTTTTTGATGCACCTCTCAGGTATAGCAACTAAAACCTACAGGGTTGTGAAGAAGGTAAGGGAGGTAAATAAAAAAGTTAGAATAGCCTGTACTAGGAAAACACTACCTCTCCTTTCACCCCTTGAGAAGTACGCCGTGGTTGTAGGAGGAGGAGATAGCCATAGGTTTAGGTTGGATGATATGGTGATGATAAAGGACAACCATATAGAGGCCCTTGGAGTGGAAGAGTGTTTTAAGAGAGTAAAGAAGGTTAGTTTCACAAAGAAGGTGGAGGTAGAGGTGGATAGTATATACTTATTAGAGAAGGTGCTTCCCTATAAACCTGATATAGTACTTTTAGACAACTTCAAACCTAAGGAGATAGGGGAGGCTTTAGAAATAATAGGCTCCTTCAGGGATAAAGTAGGATATAAGCCCTTAGTTGAGGTTAGTGGAGGTATAAGGGAGGATAACGTCTTGGAGTATGCGAAGTATGACGTGGATATAATATCTATGGGATGTCTTATACACTCTGCTCCAGCGGTAGATATGAGTTTAAATATTTTGAAATAA